The DNA region GCCTGCTGCGGACCGTGCGCGGCGTCGGGTATGCCCTGCGCGGGTAAGGGGACGCCCCGCGCGGACGTCTGGAACTTCACATTCGTGTGCCTGGTGACGGCAGTGTCATCGTTCCTGAGTATCATGAAGCCGTGTTGACGATGTTTGGGGGCAGGCGGCGTCCCGGGGGAAGCGCGGAGAACCGTGCCGGAGGGTCGCCAGCCGTCCTGTTTTGTGCCGGGGGTCGCACGTGACCTCCCCGCATGCGGCCGAGGCCGGTCCCCCCGCCCGGCCCAGAATCGAAATCCTGCTGGTGGAGGACAGCGAGCCCGACGTGCTGCTGACCCAGGAGGCCTTCGAGGGCGCGCGGGTGCCCAACCAGGTGCATGTCGTGCGCGACGGGGTCGAGGCCCTGCGCTTCCTGCGCCGCGAGGGCGAGTACGCCTCCTCCCCGCGCCCCGACGTGATCTTGCTCGACATCAACATGCCGCGCAAGAACGGGTTGGAGGTGCTCGGCGAGATCAAGGCGGACCCTGCTCTCGGCAGCATCCCGGTCGTGATGCTCACCACCAGCCAGGCGGAGGAGGACGTGCGCAACTCCTACGCGCAGCACGCGAGCGGTTACGTGGTCAAGCCGGTCGGCTTCGAGAACTTCCTGAATGCCATTCGCGCCTTCGAGGACTTCTGGATGACCTTCGTGCGCTTCCCGCCCCGCGCGTAGGGTGGTCACCGCTCCCCCGCCGTGCCCTCAGGGCAAAGAGATGTCCCCCGACCGCCAGAGGCCGGGGGACAGTTTTGAACGGAGCTGAACGGGGGGCGTCAGCGGCGGTCGCTGGTGCCGGTGTAGCTCGTGCCGGCCGTCGTGGT from Deinococcus aetherius includes:
- a CDS encoding response regulator, translated to MTSPHAAEAGPPARPRIEILLVEDSEPDVLLTQEAFEGARVPNQVHVVRDGVEALRFLRREGEYASSPRPDVILLDINMPRKNGLEVLGEIKADPALGSIPVVMLTTSQAEEDVRNSYAQHASGYVVKPVGFENFLNAIRAFEDFWMTFVRFPPRA